The following are encoded together in the Diabrotica undecimpunctata isolate CICGRU chromosome 7, icDiaUnde3, whole genome shotgun sequence genome:
- the LOC140446211 gene encoding uncharacterized protein isoform X1, with protein MMDCKLVVITVIYLGGLAAQQIPVKRQVNHATTAVEKEDHVPAETGFINPAAAVHSGSKFFQDIYVAMEKPDELEFGHVRETPNDWEQRYEKLNLETLKHQGKVRWGDKHGGYGEHYWDYNHAGHGHDGEGDESQQNEEYAEYEDESKNEPIISSLSENQRGKREPALLDDVEFINDKARSLSLDRNSQRHGGNYRAVNDNRGKREQSREKSRRVSKNFGESLVFDADEGIVLDEETGLRYQLSPLK; from the exons ctAGTCGTAATAACAGTGATTTATCTGGGTGGTTTGGCGGCACAACAGATCCCTGTCAAAAGGCAAGTCAATCATGCAACAACAGCTGTAGAAAAAGAGGATCATGTGCCAGCAGAAACCGGTTTTATCAATCCAGCCGCAGCTGTGCATTCTGGAAGCAAATTTTTCCA ggATATATATGTGGCAATGGAAAAGCCGGATGAACTTGAATTCGGACATGTAAGAGAAACACCGAATGACTGGGAACAGCGTTATGAAAAACTAAACCTAGAGACTCTGAAACATCAAGgaaag gtAAGATGGGGCGACAAACATGGAGGATATGGGGAACACTACTGGGACTACAACCACGCCGGTCATGGTCACGATGGTGAAGGAGACGAAAGCCAGCAAAACGAAGAATACGCTGAGTATGAAGATGAATCCAAAAATGAACCTATCATATCTTCATTATCAGAAAACCAAAGAGGCAAAAGAGAACCTGCCTTACTAGATGACGTAGAATTTATTAATGATAAAGCAAGATCGCTATCCTTAGACAGAAACTCCCAAAGACATGGTGGTAACTACAGAGCGGTGAATGATAATAGAGGAAAAAGGGAGCAATCTAGAGAGAAGAGTAGACGAGTATCGAAGAATTTTGGAGAATCTTTAGTATTTGATGCTGACGAAGGAATTGTTTTAGATGAAGAAACGGGTTTACGATATCAGCTTAGCCCGTTAAAATAA
- the LOC140446211 gene encoding uncharacterized protein isoform X2 — protein MTFKLVVITVIYLGGLAAQQIPVKRQVNHATTAVEKEDHVPAETGFINPAAAVHSGSKFFQDIYVAMEKPDELEFGHVRETPNDWEQRYEKLNLETLKHQGKVRWGDKHGGYGEHYWDYNHAGHGHDGEGDESQQNEEYAEYEDESKNEPIISSLSENQRGKREPALLDDVEFINDKARSLSLDRNSQRHGGNYRAVNDNRGKREQSREKSRRVSKNFGESLVFDADEGIVLDEETGLRYQLSPLK, from the exons ATGACTTTCAAG ctAGTCGTAATAACAGTGATTTATCTGGGTGGTTTGGCGGCACAACAGATCCCTGTCAAAAGGCAAGTCAATCATGCAACAACAGCTGTAGAAAAAGAGGATCATGTGCCAGCAGAAACCGGTTTTATCAATCCAGCCGCAGCTGTGCATTCTGGAAGCAAATTTTTCCA ggATATATATGTGGCAATGGAAAAGCCGGATGAACTTGAATTCGGACATGTAAGAGAAACACCGAATGACTGGGAACAGCGTTATGAAAAACTAAACCTAGAGACTCTGAAACATCAAGgaaag gtAAGATGGGGCGACAAACATGGAGGATATGGGGAACACTACTGGGACTACAACCACGCCGGTCATGGTCACGATGGTGAAGGAGACGAAAGCCAGCAAAACGAAGAATACGCTGAGTATGAAGATGAATCCAAAAATGAACCTATCATATCTTCATTATCAGAAAACCAAAGAGGCAAAAGAGAACCTGCCTTACTAGATGACGTAGAATTTATTAATGATAAAGCAAGATCGCTATCCTTAGACAGAAACTCCCAAAGACATGGTGGTAACTACAGAGCGGTGAATGATAATAGAGGAAAAAGGGAGCAATCTAGAGAGAAGAGTAGACGAGTATCGAAGAATTTTGGAGAATCTTTAGTATTTGATGCTGACGAAGGAATTGTTTTAGATGAAGAAACGGGTTTACGATATCAGCTTAGCCCGTTAAAATAA
- the LOC140446211 gene encoding uncharacterized protein isoform X3 produces the protein MMDCKLVVITVIYLGGLAAQQIPVKRQVNHATTAVEKEDHVPAETGFINPAAAVHSGSKFFQYIHVPAKDHVEHGHKRGNDHHFIERHEKEHPHAGEFKTKVRWGDKHGGYGEHYWDYNHAGHGHDGEGDESQQNEEYAEYEDESKNEPIISSLSENQRGKREPALLDDVEFINDKARSLSLDRNSQRHGGNYRAVNDNRGKREQSREKSRRVSKNFGESLVFDADEGIVLDEETGLRYQLSPLK, from the exons ctAGTCGTAATAACAGTGATTTATCTGGGTGGTTTGGCGGCACAACAGATCCCTGTCAAAAGGCAAGTCAATCATGCAACAACAGCTGTAGAAAAAGAGGATCATGTGCCAGCAGAAACCGGTTTTATCAATCCAGCCGCAGCTGTGCATTCTGGAAGCAAATTTTTCCA ATATATTCACGTCCCCGCTAAAGATCATGTAGAACATGGACACAAAAGAGGAAACGACCATCATTTCATTGAACGTCATGAAAAAGAACATCCACACGCTGGAGaattcaaaacaaaa gtAAGATGGGGCGACAAACATGGAGGATATGGGGAACACTACTGGGACTACAACCACGCCGGTCATGGTCACGATGGTGAAGGAGACGAAAGCCAGCAAAACGAAGAATACGCTGAGTATGAAGATGAATCCAAAAATGAACCTATCATATCTTCATTATCAGAAAACCAAAGAGGCAAAAGAGAACCTGCCTTACTAGATGACGTAGAATTTATTAATGATAAAGCAAGATCGCTATCCTTAGACAGAAACTCCCAAAGACATGGTGGTAACTACAGAGCGGTGAATGATAATAGAGGAAAAAGGGAGCAATCTAGAGAGAAGAGTAGACGAGTATCGAAGAATTTTGGAGAATCTTTAGTATTTGATGCTGACGAAGGAATTGTTTTAGATGAAGAAACGGGTTTACGATATCAGCTTAGCCCGTTAAAATAA